AAGATCATGAATTTTATCATCAGTTTAATTCAATTGCTACACTTAGAAATTGTGTGATTGCTTACTGGGAAAACGCAGCAGTTGCCTGTGGTGCTTTCAAGGCTTTGTCTGAAGATACCGTAGAAATAAAAAGAATGTATACGGATACACTAAACAGAGGAAAAGGATTGGCTTCTAAAGTATTGGGTGAATTAGAAGCTTGGGCTAAAGAAGAAGGGTATAAAAAATGTGTTTTGGAAACCGGAATCAAGCAACCCGAGGCTATTGCACTGTACGAAAAATGTGGCTATAGAAGAATTCCTAATTATGGACAGTATATCGGTATTGATAATAGTGTTTGTTTTGAGAAAAGCATATAGACTCTTTACAATACAGTGAGGACAATTCATATTCTTGTAATAGTATATTCATTTTTTCTAAGCTTTTAGTTCACTGCAAAGTGTTATATTGTGGTTCCAAACCATAAAATAATAACTATGAAAAAAAGTGCACTTTACGTATTAGCGCTCTTTTTTGTTTTGAATTCATGTACCAGAGATGAATTTCAAAATGAAAATTCCAAAATTGAAAATGTTCAGAGCGATCCTTTGACCGGTAAACAGATCAACGCAGAAATTAACAGCACCATCAAAAACACCGGATCCTTCAACTGGAAAAATGCTTCCGATCATCTGCTCTGGAGTGCAATATTCAGAGGAAACCGAATGGTATCCGTTGGCTTCGGATCTTCACAAGATGATTTTGACAGAAGTCTTTCAACTGACAGCAAATCAATGCAAGCTGCCGTTTTAGATCTGATTAAAGAACATGAAGGAATTGAGCAAGACCGATTTCTGATCTCTTCAGACCAATATTTAAACCAGATCGACATTATTGTAGAAAAAGAAGAAACCATTACTGCGCTGAGAAAGATGAAAACCATCCGGTATGTAGAACCTGGAGATTATCATTATTTTGAAATAGAAAACAGGTCTAACCCAAATTCAAAATCCAGCGGTTCCTCATCAGGCTGTGGGTTTGAAACAACTGCTTTAAATGCAGCAGACTATACCACCACAACGCCTAATGCCAGAATACCATGGGCTTTTTCAAAACATAACATTCCCAATGCATGGAACTACAGCACAGGAGCTGGAGTGACCATCGGACTTATTGATACAGGAGTTTCGCCGGAACAAACCCTGTTGGGGAGCAGTTTTAATTCCGGAGCATCTTCCGGAAGAACGATCAGCAAATTTGGTTCTTATGTCAACGGATCTGCTACAGACGGTCCGGCCGACCAGTGCGGACATGGGACAAAAATGGCTTCCGTAATGACAGCTCCGAAAAATAATGCGGGGCTTCCAGTAGGTGTTGCCTACAATGCTAATCTTATCACTTACCGTGCGGCTTCCAATGTTGTATTGGAAACTTCCAGCGAACAGAACGGAGTAAAAACAGCATTTACAGATCTTGCTAATAATACCAGTGTAAAGATCATTTCAATGTCGATGGGGCATATTTTCTCTGTCGGTAAAATTGAAGATGGGGTAAAATATGCGTATTCTAAAGGAAAATTAATTTTCTGTGCAGGAGGAACTTCTACAAGCTTTACTAATTTCGTAGGCGTGATTTTCCCTGCGAGTATGTCTGAAACACAGGCTGTAACGGGTGTAAAAGAAGGAACCTCTAATCAGAAATGTGATGTCTGCCATTCCGGAAGTCAGATTGATTTTACTTTCCAGATGGAAAGAGCAAACGGAAATACAGTTCCGGTTCTAAGCTATTACAACAATCAGGCAGATTATGTAGGTGGTTCATCAGTGGCTACGGCTGCTACGGCGGGTATCGCAGCTCTTGTCTGGTCTAAAAATCCATCCTGGACGAGAGATCAGGTGCTGAATAAAATGAGACAGTCTGCTACCTATTATCCTACTGTAAATTCAAGCTACGGTTATGGAAATATCAATGTCTTGCAGGCATTACAGTAAGATTTAATTAGAAACTGTAAGGGGAAGGATATCCGGCTCCCATTCTCAATAAAGGGAATATCACAGTCTACCAACTGATCATCAGAGGAGGTATATTTTCAATTTATTTTTTGAAAATTACTTTTGTTGATGATTGATCGGGATTGGAGATATTCCTTTTTTGTGATCCTGCAACTGTAAATGTACTTATCCTATCCTCACACTTGTCATGCTTAAAGATCCGCCAATAAGTTCATCATTGAATAAAGAAAGGCTGTCCGCCTGATCTTTTAAGCCTAATGTATAAATTAACGGTAAATAATGGTCTGGTGTAGGAACTGCATATTGGAGGAATATTCCCTGTTTCTGATAATCTATGATATTTTGAAAATTTCCGTCTACCAGCCAGTTATTTGTCTTTTCTCTTGCTTCTATAGCCCAGTCCCAGCCAGCACCCACTGTATCTATATTTTTCCAGTCGATGAGACGAAGATTATGAACAATATTCCCGCTTCCGATAATCAGAATACCTTTTTCACGGAGCCTATTTAGTCTTTTGGCAAGATCAAAATGATATTGTGGAGGTTTTGTATAATCAATGCTCATCTGGATCACAGGAATATCAGCTTCAGGATACATATGTCTGATCACTGACCATGCACCGTGGTCAAGTCCCCAGTTGTGGTCTTCTTCCACCAGAACAGGAGATAGAAGCTCAACTGTTTCTTTCGCAAGTTCCGGACTTCCCGGAGCAGGATACTGTACATCAAACAAAGCTTTTGGAAAACCGCCAAAATCATGGATCGTTCTCGGCATATCCATCGCAGTGACAAAAGTTCCCTGCGTATACCAGTGTGCGGAAATACACAGAATAGCATTGGGTTTCGGAATTTCCTGCGCTGCTTTTCTGAATCCCTGTACAAACTGGTTTTCTTCAATAGCATTCATCGGTGAGCCGTGCCCGAGAAATAAAACGGGCATTCTTTGGGTATTTCCAAAATTGTTGCTGATGTTTTGCAGATCGTTGAGGTTCATAATATTTGTGTTAAAAGAATAAAGAGCAAAGAAAAAAGATAAGTCTCTTTATTCTTTGCTCTTTGATCCTTGTTGTTTCTTTGAATTTTATGCTTGTTTTACAAACTGTAATTCTCCTGCAATTTTTACTTCATCGCTTACCATTACACCTCCTGCTTCAAGAGCTGCGTTCCAGTTCAATCCGAAATCTTTTCTGTTGATTTTTCCTTCAAAAGAAAACCCTGCTTTTGTATTTCCCCAAGGATCAATATTGATCCCACCAAAGTCTACATCCAAAGTGACAGGTTTGGTAATACCATTGATTGTAAGGTTTCCTGTTACTTTATCATTTAAAGCCTGAGATTCAAAGGTAATAGAAGGATGCTCTTCAGCATTGAAGAATTCACCGGACTTTAAGTGATTGTCTCTGTCTGTGTTATTGGTGAATACAGAATCCGTCTGGATTGTAGCGGTTGTTTTAGCATTCGCAAAAGTATCGTCTTCAGATTCAATTTCAGCATTGAATGTTGTGAAGTTACCTTTAATGTTAGAGATCATCATGTGTTTTACTTTGAAAGTAATTTCACTATGCGTTGGGTCTAGGTTCCATTTTGTTGCCATTGTTCTTGTATTTTTGTTTGTTATTTGTTATTTATATTGCAAATGTAGGGTAGAGAACATATACCAGTCATTGATTTAGGATAAGAAATGAAATAACTCCTATTTTTTTATGTGAATGGTCAATTTTGCTTCGCAAGTTAATCGTGAATTATTAGTCAGGTAAAATTCGCAATTCACTCCTGATTTATATGAATGGTCAATTTTGCTTCGCAAGTGAAATTTCAATTGTGGCCGCTGTAAAACTCACAATTGACAGTTCACAATTCATGGTTTAAACCGGTCAAAAAAACTACCATTAAGTTAAGAATTATTTTTTATCCCTGCATTAATCCTATTTTATCAATGTTTTATTTAACATTTATTAACGGATGATTTTTATTTCTTATTTTTGAGGGATTCAATTTTATACAATGAAATTACATAGATTTTCTTTATTGATGATGGTTTTGGGCAGTTCTGCATTCGCACAGACCCAAAAATTTACAATGGCGGAGGCAGTTAACGGACTCAGAACGAATCTTGCTGTAAAAAATATTTCCCAATTTTCATGGGCTAATGATGGTAAGTCTTATATCCAGGCTGTAAAAGGAGGGTATCTGATCACTGATCTTAAAACTAGTAAACAGGATACGCTTGTATCTTTAACTCAATTGAACAAGTCATTTTCTGATGCAAAGCTGAAAGCTGTTCCGCAGATAAAATTTCTCAGCGGTTCAAACGGTTATTTCAATGCGAATGATAAAATGTTCTGGATAGAAAAATCAGGAACCGACTGGAAAGTGAAAACAACAGCTTCAGTAGATGAAAATGCTTCCAATCTGAAAATGTTTGGGGATAACCAGACGTTTGCTTTTACGGTAAAGAATAATTTATTTGTAAGCAAAAATGGAAAAACAGTTGCTGTTACCAACGACTCTAATGAAAATATAATCAACGGTGGAGCAGCAGTTCACAGAAATGAATTCGGAATTGATACAGGAATTTTCCCGGCTCCCAATTCAGAAGCTGTAGCATTTTACAGAATGGATCAGAGTATGGTGGCAGATTATCCGGTGATCGACTGGTCTGTAACTCCAGCTGTAAACCATAATATCAAATATCCGATGGCTGGACAGAAATCTCATGAAGTCACTCTGGGTGTTTATAATATTAAAAATCAGTCAACAACATTCCTGAAAATTGAAGGTGAAAAAGATCAGTATTTAACAGCTGTTACCTGGAGCCCGGATTCAAAATATATTTTTGTAGGCGTTCTGAACCGCGGACAGAATCACGTAAAAATGAATCAGTATGATGCTGTGACAGGAAATTTAGTGAAAACTTTATTTGAAGAAACCAGCGACAAATATGTTGAGCCTCAGCATCCGCTTACCTTCTTTCCGAATTCCAATACAGACTTTATCTGGCAGAGTCAGAGAACAGGATATAATCACCTGTTCCACTACAGCCTTGAAAAAGGGCTGATTGCCCAGATCACAAAAGGAGACTGGCTGGTTACCGATATTTTAGGCTTTAATGATAAGAAAAAGGAAATTTACTTCACTTCTACGAAAGAAACACCTTTGGAAAAACATTTATATAAGATCAACTGGACCAATTTCAAGATGCAGCGTTTAGACGATGCCGCGGGAGTACATACAGGAGTTTTAAGCAGTGATGGAAATTATCTTTTTGACAGCTACAGCAATGCAGGAACTCCAAGATCTGCTAATATCATCAATACCAATACGGTAAAATCTACCAATATCCTTACTTCCGAAAATACATTGAAAAATTATCAGAGGCCTGAAATTAAAAATGTGGAATTAAAAGCAGATGATGGAACTCCACTTTATGGAAAAATCATTCTTCCGACAGATTTTGATGCCAGCAAAAAATATCCGGTAATCGTTTACCTTTATAACGGACCGCATCTTCAGCTGGTGACCAATACATTCCCGGCATCAGGAAACCTTTGGTACGAATATATGGCTCAAAACGGATACATTATTTTCACAATGGACGGACGAGGTTCTGCCAACCGTGGAATGAAGTTTGAGCAGGCTGTTTTCAGAAACCTGGGAACAACCGAAATGAACGATCAGATGAAAGGGGTAGAGTATTTAAAATCTCTTCCTTATGTAGATGCTCAGAAAATGGGGATTCACGGCTGGAGCTTCGGCGGATTTATGACAACAAGCTTTATGCTTCGTAAGCCTGATGTATTCAAAGTGGGTGTTGCAGGAGGTCCGGTGATCGACTGGAGCATGTATGAGATCATGTATGGCGAAAGATATATGGATACGCCTCAGGAAAATCCTCAGGGATATGCTGCAGCCAATCTTTTGGATAAAGTTCAGAATTTAAAAGGAAAACTGCTGATGATCCATGGTGCTCAGGATGACGTCGTGGTATGGCAGCACTCTATTAAATTTATCAAGTCTGCCGTAGACAATGGAGTTCAGCTGGATTATTTTGTTTATCCCGGACATCCGCACAATGTGATTGGGAAAGACAGAGTTCACCTGATGCAGAAAATAACGGACTACTTTGATGAGTATCTGAAGAAATAATAAAAAAATCCAGCCGAAAGGCTGGATTTTTATTTTTCATAGAAGTTGTTTGTATCATCTATTAATCATAAAATTCTTTGATCACATAAGTGCCGTTATTGATTCTTTTCAGTTCTTTTAATATATAATACCTGTGTAAGAAACCGGTCAAAACGACAATCTTTTTTCCAGGATATTTTTCTGCAATTTTATAAATATTTTGAGCCATGGTATGGTTTCGAAGGTCCCAGAAACCGGACATTAATTTAAAACCATTTCTATAACTTATCTTTTCACCATTTGGCTTTACAACAAATCTGTTGGCAAATTCAGGTCTTGCTTCCACGATCTTTAAAAGTTCAGAATATTGGGCATTCTGTCTTTTTTCAGAGAGCTGATCTGTGGCTGTATTATTAAAATTCTCCGGAGATAATTCTGCAATCTTCATCAGGTCTTTAGTTGTATTGGTAAAACTTTCATAGATCTTCATTTCTGAAGGAGCTAATTGCTTTGCCTTATACAAACTGTCAATCAGTTTCACCGTTAAATTATCCGTAGGAACCATTCCTCTGTCTTTTCTGTATTGATTTCTGCCTTCAAAATCAAAGGGAAATCTTAAAGTTCCCGGATATTTTTTTAGATATGAATTACTTGCCTTAATCTCGTTTTCTGTAATACCAATGCCGCTTTCATATTCTTTCATTCCTTTAGAATCTACTTCATGAAGGATAATGTCCGGCTTTACTTTATCAAGTATGCTGAACAGTATTTTAGGATGATAGTTGGGCACACTGTCATGAATGTTGCCAATGATGCAGATCTCAGTTTTGCTTTGTGAAAAACAGAAGCTGGCCAATAGAAGTAAAAATAGGTTTAAGATATTTTTCATGTCGTAAATTAGAGGAAGTCCCAAATATAGGAAAAATCAGTTCTTAACAAACATCAATGTTTTTGATCATTATCATCCGTAATTTTGTGAATCTAAAATCTAAAAATATGGAATTAGGAATAGGAATGTTTGGTGATCTGGGCTTTGATCAGGCTACCGGAAAATATAAAGATGCGAGAGTAAAGATCCGTGAAATATTGGATCAGGTAAAATTAATGGATGAGGTAGGAATTGATGTTTTTGCAATGGGAGAACACCACCGTCCGGATTATGCAGTTTCGTCACCGGAAATGGTATTGGCGGCGGCTGCAAGTATCACTAAAAATATAAAACTGGCAAGCGGTGTTACGGTTTTAAGCTCTTCAGAGCCCGTAAAAGTATACGAGGACTTTTCAACTTTAGATCTGATATCAGATGGAAGAGCTGAAATATTCGTAGGAAGGGGAAGCTTTATTGAATCATTTCCACTTTACGGATATTCGTTGAATGATTATGAAGAATTATTTGATGAAAAACTGGAATTGCTGCTGAAAATCAATTCAGAAGAAAATGTCACCTGGTCCGGAAAGCTCCGGGCACCGATGCAGAATCAGACAGTCTATCCGAGAGCAAAAAATGATGGTAAACTGTCAATCTGGAGAGCAGTGGGAGGAACTCCACAATCCGTGTTAAGTGCTGCTAAATTAGGAATGCCTTTAGTAGTAGCGATTATAGGAGGAATGCCTGTACAGTTTAAAAATTTAGTAGAATTTTACAAACAGGAATATCAAAAGGCTGGGCATGATGTATCAAAAATGCAGATCGCTATTCACTCTCACACTTTTGTAAGCGATGATCAGGCAGTCGTAGACGGATATTTTAATAACTACAAATCCCAGATGGACAGGATTGGAGCGTCCAGAGGTTGGGCTCCTTACACCAAAATGCAGTATGATGGAGGAAGAGCTAAAGAAGGAGCATTATTCATCGGGAATCCCGCAGAAGTAGCGGATAAAATTGCTTACATGAAAGAAATCTTTGGAATCACAAGGTTTATAGGACATATGGATGTTGGAGATCCGGCTCATGATGTGATGATGAAATCTATTGAATTATTTGGTGACAAAGTGAAACCTGCAATTCAGGATCTATAAAGTGAAACCTCTGCTGAATAATGGCAGAGGTTTTTTACTGTTCTTCCTAAAATTTAATGATTATTAAGTTTATCAGCCTCTCTCGCTTTAAAATCTTCCCGAATTTGTTTTAAACGTGCTTTTCTTTCTATTTCAGCATTTTGTATTTTACGCTTTTTCTGATCAATTTTCTTTTTATGTTTTTTCCGGTTTTCCTCGTTATTTTTGCTCATATTTATTTTCGGAGTGAATCGTTTTTAGATAAAAATACACTCATCAAAAATACTAAAGATTGGGAGTTTGAACAATTTTAGTCGCTAAGTCTGATAAAATATTTTAATTTTACTGCGTTATGGAAGAAAAATCAAAAGATCCTTTACACGGAAAAAGGCTCGATGCCATTCTTGAAGAACTTGTAGAATACTATGAAGGCTTTGAGAAACTTGGCGAGCAGATTAATATAAAATGTTTTACAGACAATCCAAGCATCAAATCCTCTTTGAAATTTTTGCGAAAAACAGATTGGGCCAGAACCAAGGTGGAAAGCCTGTATCTTTATGTATTAAGACAGAAAAAAAAGAACGAAATAAAGAATAGAAAGTAAAAAATAATACTGTTCTGAGATTTTTGTTTAAATGGGTTTCCCTAAACAATCATTTCAAAAATAGTATATTTGTGCCGTTAATCGTGAAGACATCACGGAAAAAAGAAAAGAATATGACAATCGAAAACAATCACGTTGTAGCTGTAAAGTATATACTTCATACAATCGAAGAGGATGGAACTAAGATTCTTGTAGAAGAAACAACAGAGGAAAATCCACTTACATTTTTATTTGGCTTGGGAAGAATGATTCCTAAGTTTGAACAAAATATTGCAGGTTTAAAAGCTGGTGATAAAGCTGCTTTTGTAATTCAGCCGGAAGAAGCTTACGGAGAAAAAGATCCGAATTCAATTACGCAATTGCCGATCGATATGTTTCAGGAATCAGGAATTCCGCCGGTAGGAGCTATTTTGCCTTTATCTGATGGTCAGGGAAATAATTTCCAGGCATTTGTAATTGAGGTAACTCCTGAAGCAGTAATTGCAGACCTTAACCACCCAATGGCTGGGAAAGTTTTAGATTTCCAGGTGGAAATTTTAAATACACGTCCTGCAACAGAAGAAGAATTAGCACATGGTCACGCTCATGGCGTAGATGGCACAGATGCTCACTAAACTATAATAAATGTCCGATTTTTTCGGACATTTTTTTTCTTTATTCCAAAAATTCTCCACTCACATAAAACCAACGGTTTTGAATCATTTTGAATTTTGACAATTCGTGATGGAGCTGCTTATACCCTTCCTCATCAGTATAAAAAGCTTTAAATTCAACTTTGCTGGCCGAAGGTTTATTTACAATTTCCAGTTTAGTCCACTCATTGATTTCTCCCCATTCCTGAAGATCCTCTTTGTTATGAAATTTTCTTTTTGAAGGAAACGTTGTTTCCATCAAATATTCACCATTGGGAATGACAAATGCAGAAAACCGGGAACGCATCAGCGCTTCTGCAGTAGGAGCATGCTTTTCTCCGGTGTGGTAAGGTTTACAGCAGTCTTCATAAGATTTTCCTGAACAGCAGGGACAGTTCATATTTTTAATATTTATTTTCAATCAACAAAAATAAAGATTTTAATAATAGGAACGGCTTCAGCCCGTGACATAAGGAACGCATCAAAAACCATATCTTTAATCAATAGAAATGGGCTTTAGCCCCATTTAACAAACAAATCATCCATCGGCTTTAGCCAAACGTATAAAGAAAGAAGCACCCAATTGGATGCTTCTAATATAATTTATTTTATAAAACCTCTGTTTCTCAATAAAGGCTTGATATCCGGATCATGTCCCGTGAAATCCCTGAATGCCTGATTAAGATCTACAGAATTTCCTACAGAAAGAATATATTTTCTGAAACGGTCACCGTTTTCCCTCGTTAAGCCACCATTACCTTTTATCCATTCCCAAGCATCATTATCAAGGGTTTCAGACCATAGATAAGCATAGTACCCTGCAGAATATCCTCCACCCCAGATGTGCGCAAAATAAGGCGTATGATATCTTGGTGGTACTGTAGCTAAAGTAAATCCGTGGCTGGCTAATGACTGTTTTTCAAAATCCAGAACAGGAATTAGCTGGCTTTCATTGGTTACCGTATGCCAGTCCATATCCAGAGCTGCCGCAGAAACCAATTCTGTCGTCATATATCCCTGGTTGAAAGTGGAAGCTTTTTTAATTTTGTCTACCAATGCCTGAGGAATCGGTTGTTTTGTTTCATAGTGAAGCGCATAATTTTTAAGAACTACAGGATCTAAAGCCCAGTGCTCATTAATTTGCGATGGGAATTCTACGAAATCCCTAGGAACACTTGTTCCTGAAAGCGATGGATATTTCTGGCTTGCAAACATTCCATGGATAGAGTGTCCAAACTCATGGAACATAGTAGAAACATCATCATAGCTGATTAGAGATGGTTTTCCCGGCGCCGGCTTCTGGTAATTATAACAATTAACAATAACTGGTTTTGTTCCTAAAAGATAAGACTGCTCAACGAAATTACTCATCCAGGCACCTCCGTTTTTAGAATCTCTGGTATAGAAATCAAGATAATAGATGGCAATAGATTTTCCGTCGTGGTCAAAAACCTCATAAGTTACCACGTCAGGGTGATAAACAGGAAGATCCGTTCTCTTTTTGAAAGTCAATCCGTAAAACTTTTCAGCAGCATAGAAAACTCCTTTTTCCAAAACAGTAGTTACTTCGAAATAAGGTTTAATCTGGTTTTCATCAAGGTCATATTTTGCTTTTCTTACCTGCTCGGCATAGAAATTCCAGTCCCAAGGCTCTACCTTGAAACCTCCTTTCTGCTGATCAATAAGGTCCTGGATATCTTTTGCTTCACGTTTTGCTGTTTCCACTGCAGGAGTAGCAATTTGATTCATCAGTTTTGTAGCGGCTTCCGGTGTTTTAGCCATCTGATCTTGAAGTTTCCATTCAGCGAAGCTTGTTTTACCTAAGATCTGCGCTTTTTTAAGCCTCAGCTTAGCCAGTTTTTCAATGGTTTCTCTCGTGTCATTTCCGTCACCCTTTTCAGCTCTCAGCCATGATGCTTTGAAAAGCTTTTCTCTTGTAGCTCTGTTTTTCAGGTTTTGAAGTAGAGGCTGCTGGGTTGTATTTTGAAGTGCGAGAAGATATTTTCCAGGCTGTCCTGCCGTTTTAGCATCTGTAGCTGCAGCTTCTATTTCATCCGCAGAAAGTCCATCCAGCTCTTTTGCATCAGAGAAATAGACGCCTCCCTGCTTTCTTGCCTCCAATAATTTATTGGAATATTGAGTAGAAAGCGAAGCCAGTTCCTGGTTGATCTGCTTTAATTTTTCTTTATCTGCTGCAGAAAGATTAGCGCCTGCAATTTCAAAGTTTTGTTTGTAATACTGAACCAGTTTTTTACTTTCAGGATCTAAGCCATCTTCTTTAATAGCCTTGATTCTTTTATATAAATTTTCATTCAGGTACATTTTGTCAGAATGTGCTGCAAAAATCGGAGCATATTCTTCATCTAAAGCCTGAAGGGTAGGGTTTGTATTAGCACTGGTAAGATTAGAAAATACAATAGTAGCTCTTCTTAAAACTTCGCCGCTTTTTTCCAAAGCAACAATAGTGTTTTCAAAAGTAGGCGCTTCAGGATTATTGGCAATTTTCAGGATCTCGGCATCGTGCTGCTTCAGACCAAAATCAAAGGCCGGTTTGAAATGTTCGTTTTTTATTTTATCGAATTCCGGAGCTTCGTACTGAAGCTTGCTTTTCTTCATTAAAGGATTTGAAGATAAAGATGGATCAGGAACAGGAATTTCCTGTTGAGTATCGGTTTTCTTCATAGTAGTACAAGATTGATTAAGTGCTAATGCAGAAATTAATAATACCGATGTAATATTTTTCATAAATTAGTTGTTATTAAAGTATAAAGATATTAAAAACTTAATTTATAAAAGCAGTAAACATGAAATCAATGACCCTTTTTATATTTTCAGCAGTTGCGCTGATGAACTCATGTAATGAAAAGCATGATAAAAATAACGGCGACAATAATGGTGGCTGGGTAAACAATGTGATCGACAAAGAAAGCGGTCCAGTCAAAGAAAAAGTATTTAACGGAGATTTTGATGAAATAGAAGTTTCCCAGGCTATCGGTGCTGAGGTCATCAAGTCTGAAACAGAGAAAGTAGTTATTTCTGCGCCGGAAAATATTATCAATGAAATTCTTGTAGATAACAGCGGTGGTAAACTGCATATCCATTACAAGAAAGGAATCAGAGTAATGAACAGCCATAACGTAAAGGCTAAGATTTATACGAAAGATTTCTCAAAACTCGTTGCCAATTCTGCAGCAAGTATCAGTATAAAAGATAAATTCACACAGGATAAAGTAAGTGTCGATATATCCAGTGCAGCAAGCGTTTCAGGGGATTTGGAAGCCAATGATTTTGATATTTCGGCTGGAAGCAGCAGCAGTTTTAGTGGAAAAGTATGGGCGGTAGATCTTGATATCGAAGCTTCTTCGGCGGCAAGTCTTGATATTTCCGGAAAAACTAAAAATGCAGACATCACTTCCTCATCGGGAAGCAGTATTTCTGCGAAAGGAATCATTGCAGATCATGTGAAAGCTGACGCATCCAGTGGAGCCAGTATTCACATCAGTGCTGTTT
The Chryseobacterium sp. W4I1 DNA segment above includes these coding regions:
- a CDS encoding GNAT family N-acetyltransferase translates to MILKRTDSSDIDFQELVRLLDADLAIRDGEDHEFYHQFNSIATLRNCVIAYWENAAVACGAFKALSEDTVEIKRMYTDTLNRGKGLASKVLGELEAWAKEEGYKKCVLETGIKQPEAIALYEKCGYRRIPNYGQYIGIDNSVCFEKSI
- a CDS encoding S8 family serine peptidase, giving the protein MKKSALYVLALFFVLNSCTRDEFQNENSKIENVQSDPLTGKQINAEINSTIKNTGSFNWKNASDHLLWSAIFRGNRMVSVGFGSSQDDFDRSLSTDSKSMQAAVLDLIKEHEGIEQDRFLISSDQYLNQIDIIVEKEETITALRKMKTIRYVEPGDYHYFEIENRSNPNSKSSGSSSGCGFETTALNAADYTTTTPNARIPWAFSKHNIPNAWNYSTGAGVTIGLIDTGVSPEQTLLGSSFNSGASSGRTISKFGSYVNGSATDGPADQCGHGTKMASVMTAPKNNAGLPVGVAYNANLITYRAASNVVLETSSEQNGVKTAFTDLANNTSVKIISMSMGHIFSVGKIEDGVKYAYSKGKLIFCAGGTSTSFTNFVGVIFPASMSETQAVTGVKEGTSNQKCDVCHSGSQIDFTFQMERANGNTVPVLSYYNNQADYVGGSSVATAATAGIAALVWSKNPSWTRDQVLNKMRQSATYYPTVNSSYGYGNINVLQALQ
- the ygiD gene encoding 4,5-DOPA dioxygenase extradiol, producing MNLNDLQNISNNFGNTQRMPVLFLGHGSPMNAIEENQFVQGFRKAAQEIPKPNAILCISAHWYTQGTFVTAMDMPRTIHDFGGFPKALFDVQYPAPGSPELAKETVELLSPVLVEEDHNWGLDHGAWSVIRHMYPEADIPVIQMSIDYTKPPQYHFDLAKRLNRLREKGILIIGSGNIVHNLRLIDWKNIDTVGAGWDWAIEAREKTNNWLVDGNFQNIIDYQKQGIFLQYAVPTPDHYLPLIYTLGLKDQADSLSLFNDELIGGSLSMTSVRIG
- a CDS encoding YceI family protein: MATKWNLDPTHSEITFKVKHMMISNIKGNFTTFNAEIESEDDTFANAKTTATIQTDSVFTNNTDRDNHLKSGEFFNAEEHPSITFESQALNDKVTGNLTINGITKPVTLDVDFGGINIDPWGNTKAGFSFEGKINRKDFGLNWNAALEAGGVMVSDEVKIAGELQFVKQA
- a CDS encoding S9 family peptidase codes for the protein MKLHRFSLLMMVLGSSAFAQTQKFTMAEAVNGLRTNLAVKNISQFSWANDGKSYIQAVKGGYLITDLKTSKQDTLVSLTQLNKSFSDAKLKAVPQIKFLSGSNGYFNANDKMFWIEKSGTDWKVKTTASVDENASNLKMFGDNQTFAFTVKNNLFVSKNGKTVAVTNDSNENIINGGAAVHRNEFGIDTGIFPAPNSEAVAFYRMDQSMVADYPVIDWSVTPAVNHNIKYPMAGQKSHEVTLGVYNIKNQSTTFLKIEGEKDQYLTAVTWSPDSKYIFVGVLNRGQNHVKMNQYDAVTGNLVKTLFEETSDKYVEPQHPLTFFPNSNTDFIWQSQRTGYNHLFHYSLEKGLIAQITKGDWLVTDILGFNDKKKEIYFTSTKETPLEKHLYKINWTNFKMQRLDDAAGVHTGVLSSDGNYLFDSYSNAGTPRSANIINTNTVKSTNILTSENTLKNYQRPEIKNVELKADDGTPLYGKIILPTDFDASKKYPVIVYLYNGPHLQLVTNTFPASGNLWYEYMAQNGYIIFTMDGRGSANRGMKFEQAVFRNLGTTEMNDQMKGVEYLKSLPYVDAQKMGIHGWSFGGFMTTSFMLRKPDVFKVGVAGGPVIDWSMYEIMYGERYMDTPQENPQGYAAANLLDKVQNLKGKLLMIHGAQDDVVVWQHSIKFIKSAVDNGVQLDYFVYPGHPHNVIGKDRVHLMQKITDYFDEYLKK
- a CDS encoding LLM class flavin-dependent oxidoreductase gives rise to the protein MELGIGMFGDLGFDQATGKYKDARVKIREILDQVKLMDEVGIDVFAMGEHHRPDYAVSSPEMVLAAAASITKNIKLASGVTVLSSSEPVKVYEDFSTLDLISDGRAEIFVGRGSFIESFPLYGYSLNDYEELFDEKLELLLKINSEENVTWSGKLRAPMQNQTVYPRAKNDGKLSIWRAVGGTPQSVLSAAKLGMPLVVAIIGGMPVQFKNLVEFYKQEYQKAGHDVSKMQIAIHSHTFVSDDQAVVDGYFNNYKSQMDRIGASRGWAPYTKMQYDGGRAKEGALFIGNPAEVADKIAYMKEIFGITRFIGHMDVGDPAHDVMMKSIELFGDKVKPAIQDL
- a CDS encoding VF530 family protein; this translates as MEEKSKDPLHGKRLDAILEELVEYYEGFEKLGEQINIKCFTDNPSIKSSLKFLRKTDWARTKVESLYLYVLRQKKKNEIKNRK
- a CDS encoding peptidylprolyl isomerase: MTIENNHVVAVKYILHTIEEDGTKILVEETTEENPLTFLFGLGRMIPKFEQNIAGLKAGDKAAFVIQPEEAYGEKDPNSITQLPIDMFQESGIPPVGAILPLSDGQGNNFQAFVIEVTPEAVIADLNHPMAGKVLDFQVEILNTRPATEEELAHGHAHGVDGTDAH
- a CDS encoding YchJ family protein; the encoded protein is MNCPCCSGKSYEDCCKPYHTGEKHAPTAEALMRSRFSAFVIPNGEYLMETTFPSKRKFHNKEDLQEWGEINEWTKLEIVNKPSASKVEFKAFYTDEEGYKQLHHELSKFKMIQNRWFYVSGEFLE